Genomic segment of Phaenicophaeus curvirostris isolate KB17595 chromosome 34, BPBGC_Pcur_1.0, whole genome shotgun sequence:
AAAGCTCAGTTTTAGCtcccaaatcctccttttcAGGCAACAAAGCCTCACTGTGAGGGCTCAAATCCTCTTTTTGAGCCtctcaagtcccatttttagGCTGAAAGCCATCCTGTTCACTACCATGGCATCTTTTTAGGGCAAAGAACCTGATGTCGGGGCTCAAAGAtgcaatttcagtttcaaagcaacATTTGTAGGGCCCAAAGGCTCTTTTTGAAGCTCCAAACTCTCACATAAAGGATCCAACCTCCCCCTTTACAGCCTCAAGCCTCCATTGGAGCACCCAAAGTCCTGCAGTTTtgaccagagcttcatttcttgagGCAACAGAGGAACCAAGAGGTTTGTCTCCTTCGCAGGGACAAAAGACTTAACTTGTAGCACTGCACCCATCTCTTTAGTGCCCCAAGTCTCATATTTAGGGTGGAAATCCTTGATTTTAGGGTTCCAACTTGTCTTTTAACACTTATAGCTTTTCTTAGGAGGCCCATAGTTACATTTTGAGTCTCAACCCTCGTTTTTTAAGTCTACAGACACATTTCATTGTCCCAGAGCATAATTTTTAAGGACCAAAGTTGATTCTGGATGTCCGAAACCTCAGTGTTATGGgccaaagccttatttttaGCTCCTTTCTAGCTTCCAAAGCTTCCTTTTCCGGgaacaaagcttcatttttggaGTTGTTTGCAGTTGTAAAGGCCCAGATCCTCATTTTTAGCCTCTCAGGTATATTTcaagctgcaaagctgttgTCTTTGGTACCACAGCACCATTTCAGGGCATGAAACCCGAGGTCCTggctcaaagcctcagtttCACTTTCAAAGCACCACTGGTAGGACCCAAACCCTCCTTTTGAAGCTCCAGACTGTCATGGAAAGTATCCAACCCCCTCCTTGATGGCTCGAAGCCTCTACTGGAGTGCCTAAAGCCCTGCATTCAggaccagagcttcatttcttggaAGCAAGAGATTCTCCTCCCTTGAGGGATCAAAAGACAAGTTTGTAGCACCACGCCCATCCTTTTAGTGCAGAAGTCTCATGTTTTGGGCTGAAATCTTCAATTCCAGGGTTCTAACCTGTTTTCTAGGACCCATAGACATTTTGGGACCCACAGTTACATTTTGAAGGTCTAAACTCTCGTTTTCTGTGTCTAAAACCCAAGGTTAGGAGCCTCTATTTTAAAGCCCAAAGGTTAATATTGGAGTTCCAACACCTTAGTTTTAGAGGCCAAGCCCTTATTTATAGGTTCTAAAACTCATTTCTATCTTTTAAAGCCTCTTTCAGGGATGtcatcctctgtgatgctgcccgGTGTCCTaggagacctctctgctgtccaggaCAAGcaccctctggactcactctccagcaggatctggaggaggcaggtggtctCTCCATCGGGAGATGCCTGCtccttgctctgtgtgtgagaTTGGGAGATCTTACGCATCCTAGGATTGGGAGATCCCAGGATTCCTGCTTATTTTCCACGTGGGAGATGTTCCCAGCCCAGGTGGTCCCGTTTTTGTTTAACTGTGCCAGCCTTGCCCCCTTCTCCTTCGCTCAGATCGGATTTGTTTCCCGAGTGCTTTGTCACTCACTCCAGGCTGTGTACGGAGCCATCCTGGCCTGGATGCTGAAGTTCTGTTCCAATTTAGCTGCCTGCTTGTTTGTCCCCTCCACCCATGACCACAGGACctgttcctgcagctccagagagGCCTTGGGGGAAAGaactcaggaaaacagaagccaaTGAAGGGtcctttattttgcttaaatacACAGGATCTCAGCTCCTTATTCAAACAAACACCCAGTcagtaaaaaaagcagaaagtgaatAAGAAAGGGGGTAAAGATTTTAgaattaagaaacaaacaacaattAAATAAAGACTGTCTTTGCCTGGGAGGAGTTACATGAGAACTGCTAGGCAGAAGCTGAGGAACACTTTATTGCTTCTTAGGAACATTGAGTCATGAATTTCCAGACTACATCACTGATCTCCTtgttcctcaagctgtagatgagggggttcactgctggaggcaccactgtGTATGGAACTGCCACCACCAGATCCAGcgatggggaggagatggagcgaGGTTTCACGTGGGCAAACCTTGCAGTGCTGACAAACAGGGAGAcgacagccaggtgagggaggctcttctcccaagggacgggggacaggacaagagggaatggcctcaagctccgccagcggagatttaggctggacattaggaaaacatttttcccagaaagggtcattgggcactggcagaggctgcccagggagggggttgagtccccttccctggaggggtttaagggacgggtggacgaggtgctgagggacacggtttagtgtttaataggaatggttggactcaatgatccggtgggtctcttccaacctggttattctatgattttatgagccagcagtggcccaggtggcccagaaggccaatggcatcttggcttggatcagacatggcgtgaccagcaggtccagggaggttcttctccttctggactcagcactggtgagaccgctcctcgaatcctggggtcagttctgggcccctcaccacaagaaggatgttgaggctctggagcgagtccagagaagagcaacaaagctgatgagggggctggagaacaggcctgatgaggaacggctgagagagctgggggtgtttagcctggagaagaggaggctgaggggagacctcattgctctctataactccctgaaaggaggttgtagagaggagggagctgggctcttctcccaagtgacaggggacaggacaagagggaatggcctcgggctcctccaggggaggttcaggatggacatcaggcaaaaatgtttcccagaaagggtcattgggcagtggcagaggctgcccagggagggggttgagtcacatttcctggaggagtttaagggacgggtggacgagatgctgaggggtctgatttagtgactgatgggaatggttggacttgatgatgcagtgggtcctttccaacctggtgattctatgattctatgaaatacagagaGCATGGGTTGCTGTTTACTCAGTTACTTGGTtacaaatggaaagaagagagtGAATTAAAAAGGTGATGAGAatgtaaacttaaaaaaacccaacaccaccatcaATAAAATAAGGCAGTGTGCACCTTTAGTGAGTCACATGATaactgcagtgaagcagaagtTCAGGAGTTCATTGCTTCAGTGTAAAATCCAGTTATCAGCTTCCACGttgcatccttgagctgctggttcctccagctgtagatgagggggttcactGCTGGAGGAACCACGGAGTAGACAAATGACACCACCAGGTCGAAGGATGGGGAGATCGAAGAGGGCTTCAGGTCAGTGAAAGTGCCCGTGCTGataaacagggagaccacagccaggtgagggaggcacgtggagaaggttttgtgccgtccctgctctgagggcatcctcagcacagccctgaagatctgcacataggacaccacaatgaaaacaaaacagccaaagacTATTAAGATACTGACCACAAGAAGCCAAGCTTCCCTgaggtaggagtgtgagcaggagagcttgaggatctgcgggatttcacagaagaactggtccacagcattgccctggcacaggggcagggaaaatgtactggccgtgtgcagcagagaagagagaaacccagcaccccaggcagctgctgccatgtggacacaagctctgctgcccaggagggtcccgtagtgcaggggtttgcagatggcaacgtagcggtcataggacatgactgtgagaagagaaacctctgctgaaatgaagaAGTCAAACAGAAAGAATTGGGCAACACATCCTTCATATGAGATTTCTCTGGTAtcccagagggaattggccatggatttggggacagtggtggagatggagcccatgtcgaggagggcgaggttgaggaggaagaagtacctgggggtgtggaggtggtggtcccaggcgatggtgatgatgatgaggccgtttcccaggagggcagccaggtagatgcccaggaagagccagaagtgcaagagctgcagctcccgtgagtctgcgaatggcaggaggaggaactgggtgatggagctgctgttggacatctgctgcatCTAGGCATTGGGCACTGTTGAGGGAGGAaaggacagtgacaagttaAGGGAGCCTTCTCTAAGCcaaatgaaagtaatttctcaTTACCCCCTTCCCCCTACCCCCGCCTCCATCAGCGCCTCTGCTGCACTCAGAGAGATAAGAGGGAGTCCTGCGAGGTGAGAGCATTGTCTGGctcagtgcagagggaggggaactgctctgtccttgctcttgttcccagctgccctgggcttgCACGTTTCTGAGATCGAGGGGAATCACACTCCCGTGTTACCCTCAAACCACTCAATGTCCACCTCACACCACTCAATGTCTCACCCTTTCCTAAGGTCTCAGCACCCACTTTCATCCTAGGACACACACAGCTCATTCACACGCCCAACAGCATTTTGTGTCTCATACcatctctgtgcttctctgaaGGGCATCTCTGTAACACAGGATGTAAACTCTCCCTCCCAGAACCTTTCTGGCTTTAGTTTCTCCTCATTCCCTGATCCTATCCCTGCTGCCTGGAGGTTTTCCTCCAGTGATGTGTTTCCCTGTCCCACGTTTTTTCCCTGCTcacaaaccccatcccagccccttgGCACTCccctacacaaacctgcctgtttgCAGGGCACTGCCTGGGCACGTGGTCCTGTTTGGAGGCTCCAGAGGGAAGAACAACTTGGTGGggccagcagaggtgatgctggtccATAGGCAGAGGAGGGGCTCAAGGTGGTTTGGGAGACTCCTATCCCAAATCCCTTCCTTGTCctttccactgaacagtccattCAGTTTTTCTAAGGTGATTTGGAATGGTCCTGATCGACGCAGCAACCTCTGGACAGCAAAAAACGCTCTCCTGCAGGAGGTGCCTCTtgcacccacagcttctccctgcagcaaaaTTGTCCTGCACCCAGACTTACCATGTCAAGGACTGTGAAGATTTCTCCTCCAGTCAGCCCTCAGTCATCCTCCTGACCACCTTTAAGCTCCCTCTGCCTTGCTGGTCTCTCCATGAGAAACCCTGGGagttcccttctccctgctgtctttgcagaggagctgctcctcgCCAGAGCTCGCTCTTTGTAGCTCTGTCCACTTGCCCTGAGCTCCCTCagtcccaggagcccagcccagctcagcagcagaggagcagcccagggcatttTAATGACCCCTCTGGTGGGTTGGATGCTGAGTCCATGAATCTCACACCCTGAGAGGAAGTAGAACAAACCTTTCAAGAAGTAAAACTCACATTCAAGCTCCAAGGTTTCTTGTAGTGTTAATGGGTCCCACTGagggcactgctgagaaagcatctccagggcccagttagagcagaaaactggaggcagtgatgaaaagcaaggtaaaggtgTCTCTAACGCTGAGTCAGCCTGGATGTGTTTCATTAATCCAAAGGACCAAGCCCTGACCCCATTAACCAAGTGGataagccctgacccccagaccctgggAAGGGAGATCCTGtccctctctcattccttaGGACTCTTCCTGAGCAGTGGGATGTGAGAACGGGCAATGCCAAGGGTAGGACTTTGGAAAAACACTTGCATGGCTCCTGGGTGGGGGTTAGGAGGCTGTGAGAACCTGGTGCTGTAAGAGTGAGGTGTTTCCTCCTCCACAGTGCAGTGAGTGCAAGTAGTGATTTGGCATCCGTCCAGCAAGCATCAATTAGCAAGCATCCATCATTGAACAGCATCCTTttgaagaacaagaaagatGATCAAAATCTGTGCTTGGAGTAGAAAGCTCTTCAGTTCCATATCAAAAGGAGCTGAATTTGTGGTGACAAAAGTCTGATAAAGACCTGACAGCGAAGAGCTTTGTCAGTACCGTTTTGGGCTGATACATTTTTGCAAGGAAAGGAATTCAACTTGgtggagaagaaattaaatattgacGAAACCAATGTGCTCTTTAtggagatgggggagagggtGAGGGCCTCCTCAGAAACTCAGATACAAACTTAAATCCTCTCTGGAACCCTCACTTGAACCGAAACCCAAACGCTGACTAACCCACAACTGGCCCTGACCCTACCCCATCTTCCCACCTCAACACCTGTGTGATCACACGAGTCATTTCATAGCATTCCAAGGTTACCACGGCAAAAGAACCAGAAAAAACCAAATGTGGTTCTAGAGGCAGCACAACCGGGACTGATGAGCATCCTTCTATAACCTTGTCATACCAGTTGAAGACTTGGGAGCATAAGGGACTGCCCACTGCTTCCTTGTGTTCTGGAGGAACGTCTCTGTGCAGCCCAAGTCAGACTTTTGGGTCAAATGAATCACTTTCCATTTCTTATCGACACTATTGATTGTGACTGAGATACCCAGGCTGCAGACGGGCAGTTCCTCATGCAGTAGCTCCTCTGTTTCTCCCCACACGGACAGTCCTACGTGTCTCACCGAAGGAATCATCCCACAGTGCCTGGATTTGCCGACGGTTGCTTCAACTCATGCTGTTGCTTCTCTGtagcttttctgctttgggGATGCTAGTGGGAAAAGGCCTCACTGTCCTGATCCTGGCTTTGTTGGACACTCTGAAAGGACTGACTGTAGGTTGCTGGGGTTCAGAGTAGGAAATCAAGGACCGCCTGAGCCTCACCCAAGGGCAGGAAGGGTTGTTTGCGTTAATGGTTATTGCTGAAGGTTTCCTTGGTcagaatccagtgttttaggCACAGGGTCCACACCAGTACAAATGCAGATCCCCAGAGTGGATGGATGCGACTCAGTGCTTTTCCCTCTCCATGCATCTCCATCCTAAGCTTTCTCTCCATGCTCTTTTCTGAGGTGCTCTGGAGCACAAACAGCACGAGCAGTTGGTGTTTGACCTCTCAGATCCACCTCCCTCTTTGCGCTGTCATTGGGCACAGACAAGGGTTGGGACCCATGGAGGGGGAGGTGCAGGgaagccttttctgctcctgtaaATTAAACACTGATggaatttgcttattttctgctcctctccttgctccccacccccaaacaagttttgaattttcctttgagCCACCAGCTGTGGTTTCTCAATTTCTCTTCTTGCTACAGTCACCGTTATTATGGAAGTTGCTCAGATACTGCCAACCACGCTTGATTAGAAGCCTCCGTCGGCACAAACTGGTGACTCCTAACTCAATCCAGGCCCCTTTGGAGGAAGGGTCCAGCTTGGAAGTGCTGCACCAGGGAGATCCCACTGTATTACAGAGATGCTGCGAGACAGGCCAGCTCTGATCAGCGTCAGACACGCTTCTGTAAGGGCTCCACCTGCACAAAGTAGGTGCTCACCTGACACCCAGTGACACAAGTGCAAATAGTTCTGTACCAACCATAATAACCACGAACTGGTGGATGACGTGACTGAGAGCAACTGTGCAGAGAGGGGCTTGGGGTGcagattgatgagaagcttgacatgagccagcactgtgtgctcgtagcccagaaggccaacggtgtcctgggctgcatccaaagcatcgtggccagcagggtgagggaggggattctgcccctctattctgttCTTGTGAGACCCAGCCTGGAGTCCTGTatgcagctctggaatccccagcataaaaaggacatggaactgttgggacAGGTCCAAGGAGGCCatgaggatgatcagagggctggatcacctctgctatgaggacagcctgagagagttggggttgttcagcctctgGAAGACTTCAAGGAGAACTTACAGGGGCCTTTGGGTACCTGCAgggtgctccaggaaagctggggagggaatttttacaagggcatggagtgacaggatgaggggaatgactttaatttgggggaggaggggaggtttagattagacattagaaattcttcctgatgaatATAGTGAGATATTGGCCCAGGTTGctgagggaagctgtggatgccccttccccAGAAGAGTTCAGGCCATGTTGtatggggctttaagcagcctggtTCAGTGGGAAgagtccctgtccatggcagggaggttggaactggatgatctttaaggtcccttccaatccaaaccgttctatgattctgtggttgcaGATGAAGTCCTTCACCCCACggcaggctgggtgctggagtCCGTCATCTCTGAGAATGCTGGGAGCTTGGACCTTCACCCCATggtgtgctgggagctggagtctCTCACTCCGTGGCATCCTTTTCCCATGAGGAGCTCCCATCCCCTCAGCTGGCTTTGTCTCCCAGCCCCTGACTTCAGCTCAGAGCTTTGGCTGCACATTTGACTGATCCCTGGAGCCCCAGCTGAACAATCTTCTCCAGTTCAACCCAGGGGagcctgggagaaggagagacaGAGTGATGCGGAAGGGTCCTCTGTACCACGAtgggcactggggctgcaaggACAAACTGC
This window contains:
- the LOC138732636 gene encoding olfactory receptor 14A16-like, with protein sequence MQQMSNSSSITQFLLLPFADSRELQLLHFWLFLGIYLAALLGNGLIIITIAWDHHLHTPRYFFLLNLALLDMGSISTTVPKSMANSLWDTREISYEGCVAQFFLFDFFISAEVSLLTVMSYDRYVAICKPLHYGTLLGSRACVHMAAAAWGAGFLSSLLHTASTFSLPLCQGNAVDQFFCEIPQILKLSCSHSYLREAWLLVVSILIVFGCFVFIVVSYVQIFRAVLRMPSEQGRHKTFSTCLPHLAVVSLFISTGTFTDLKPSSISPSFDLVVSFVYSVVPPAVNPLIYSWRNQQLKDATWKLITGFYTEAMNS